The Solea senegalensis isolate Sse05_10M linkage group LG12, IFAPA_SoseM_1, whole genome shotgun sequence DNA segment tcctttctaACCATGTTTATTGTGGTTCAGGTTGGTGTTTTCTCGCACCCAGCATCACGTGACGGCACAGGTGTTCTCCAGCAGCTCTTCTAACCCCGTGCTGACCTGCTCGACCACAGAGTGGGCGCTGAAGAAGGAGCTTGCTTCCACGAGGTGTGTGGCAGCGTGTCAAGCTGTGGGTGAGGTGCTGGCACAGCGATGTCAACAGGCTGGAATCACGAGGATGGTGTACAGGGCCATTCCCTGGACGTTCCGCAGTGATGCTGTGAGTACATATGCATCAAttgacccccccccacccccaaatgTGCCCGcttttactgatttcttttgGTCTTTCACAGGTTCAGAAATTCAGAGCAGCAATGAAAGAAGGAGGAATCACACTCAGTGAACCCAGAAGGAAATATGTGGGCACCTAAATTaagttttcatctgtttttgtacAAAAGAAATGGCATAAACCTTAATCTCTGCTCTGTTGGAAATTACAACTATATCTGATATTATCATGGCTAGAACAAGGTTGTTTTTCCTTGCATATAAAGTGTTAAAGTGTTCTGTACAAAGGCATTTGTCGTCTGATGTGTTGTTCAATCAAGAAACAAAGGGGTGGGTggtttgatattttttattatttttcactcatAGTTTTTGTTGTAAACAAGAGTGAGGTGCAGAAAGTTGTGAGATTAAAGCAACAATGCATAGAGATGTGgactaataaaaacaacaacaacaacaatttgaTCATAGCACAGCATGATGTTGGCTCAGCAGTGGGAACAGTGTGTGTTATGGTATTTTAAAGTGCATGGTTTCTGCTTTCCCCCCCCCCTAACTGAGCATGCAGGGTGACTGCTAAGTACACTGTTGTCATACCAGCATGAAATCTTCCACATCAGCATTTCGTGATCAGAAATTTGAAAACAATATATTGATAATTTGTCtattaaatgttcatttaaataatgaacagTTTCCTCTCAAGCTGCTGTAAAGCAAATAATACACATCCAGTTCAGCAGTTGTGTtgatacagtatgtatatatgtgtatatatatatatacacatatatacatatatatatatatatatatatatatatatacacactatcTGTGGGTGTATAGAAAAGTTTTAATGCATACATGCTAAACTTCAGGAGATCACATTTATACTGCAATCACACCAGGTGAGAAATACAACAGAGTGTATATAATGTTGAGCCACAACATGGTAAACTCATTCAAGACACCAGCAATGGATTTGTAGTTCATTCTCAGGTTGGAGGTTCTGGTGTTAAAATACAATTCACAACGTGAAATTGGTGAAATGGTGATATGATAAATATTTTCACTGAAATATTCTGCATATTCATTGGCACACTGGAATACATAGTTTGGCAAACAGGCTTGTACCATAAAACTGGCCCTGACTTGGTCTGTAATGCTTATCTTAGACACAGTAAAATCCTCCATTCTGTGAGCAATGCACATCTGTGAAATAACCTTcagataaaagagagaaaatgcagAACATTTAAAACCTACCTTAGACTGGCAGTTTAATTTATAGAGAACAGTAAACGAGAACTCTAATTGCATAGATATCTCTGGAGTAGTAACGAGCAGGAGAAGGAAAGGTGGCAAAGGCGGTTACATGGACAGAGAGACTGGTAAGTCTCTGTGTAATAGAACGTTTTAATAATACAAGTATCAATGAGTTATTCTGGCTTTCACTGGTGTAGCGATATTGCATTTTCATGCAATTAAAATTACCTTCAAAACATAAATTACATCTTCCAACATCTAAAATAGCAGTGTTTCTAAAAAACTTTGTTTCAAGAATCTGAACACGACCATGTTTGTCCTCAACTTTGCCACCTTCCCAGGACCCTCTCCTTGCTCCACCATGTCTTTGATCACGTTAAGGTTTACTCTGCCCAGCATCTGCCAGGCTGCGTGGTTCTGGTGAAACATCGACACATGCGTTCTGGTGAGTCAGACCTCGACGGCCATGGCTTCGCTTCTGCTGTCTTGGAGAGCGCCTTGGACTGGCAGGAAGCTTTGAAAAGAGTAATTAAGTGACAGTAGTTGAAGCGCCAATGTGTATCTTCTGTTGCTCAAAAGAAACTGCTCGCTTTGCCATccgtgtgcagtgtgggaatgttgcAGGgggacatgaaaacaaaacaccgcTATGCTGAGAAACTCGGTGTAAAGCCGacgttttttatatttttgtaggAAAGTCTACTGGTTTTCTGTAATATTACGTATCTAGCCCATTTACATCTTTGTTACGTTTTAGTTTGACCTAGTATGCTTTCTATACTTACGTTACGTCATATCCTCTTAACAACAAGGTACGTTGATTCCGAGTTGTGAGGAAACTATGGTGGATACCAGCCGTTCATGCAGAAACGTGAGTTTACCTGCCTTGTTGGACAGTGAATACTGTCACTATAAGTcaatgctgttgttttcttgctGTTTGGCTGTTGTATTTTCGATAGTTTAACTATGTTGATCCAgaaatgcatgtttgttttcGCTTGCGGTAAAATGGCATCTGTCGTCTCGAGtactgcagtgatttattttgtccgCTAGATGGCGACATTGACCATAAAATACTGTGTTTTGGCAAGTTACTCAGGCATAGTGTGTTTTGAGTTATTGGAATGCTGTTCAAGCCAGTTAAACTGGTGATTAACCCAGGATAATTAAGTCTAActtcatttgtatatttttggtGATTTAAGTTTAATAATCATATGCCGTTAATGTTATTAGTAGATTATGAAGACTGGATATtacaatatataattatttttcatttactttaggACCACACATACACCCATACATGTCCACTGACACACCTGTAACTCCAACAATTGATTATTAAAGAACATTAAGGAACCTCTCTGTTTCCTGCTCGCAGATCGGAGCCCCTCTCCTCAAAGTGCTATCAAGCCAGCACATTCCCAGAGTACCCACCCTATCACAGCTTTAAAATATAGCTGGAAATGTACTGACAACAGAGCCACATGATGAGCGGGTTAATTATGTGCTTGACACCACCAGGGAATTAAT contains these protein-coding regions:
- the mrpl18 gene encoding 39S ribosomal protein L18, mitochondrial; translated protein: MGLSEFHRSVRLFLTRIHRCGIAANQTARCLSHAACQPEPSADENEAVNPTFVNRNPRNLEQMALAVKDRGWKTNWPHREFYHRLVFSRTQHHVTAQVFSSSSSNPVLTCSTTEWALKKELASTRCVAACQAVGEVLAQRCQQAGITRMVYRAIPWTFRSDAVQKFRAAMKEGGITLSEPRRKYVGT